The following are from one region of the Syngnathus acus chromosome 19, fSynAcu1.2, whole genome shotgun sequence genome:
- the LOC119138468 gene encoding probable crossover junction endonuclease EME2 produces the protein MSAIWEISDSDTEVDEESKDDLQRDESAKDSGDRNFSPPGHDRPSPAKKRRSKEEIEADRERALQRREAREKKRAAKEREKQEKRKEQQERKEAAQHLNSLKPENYLKRLTVCIDSALLQQGGCDILLGTLSSFEWRYSIQQQRLPNSITWIRDLPQLAEDGAGTVAEDQLVQVLRPSEFLDMVTSVKKMMDNEEEPVVDSVLGPFLDRDGVKAITLLVTESQMDYRRHTLGETIQSKYGGGNLDVEEVLVYLQLHKNISVVFVNGWQDVTDHVCAVTKSLSKRPFKQLTEQSELPFCVDGSWASGVRVEKDGSGLKQVWSKQIQQLNRVSQATASCVTAAYPSPQLLLQAYKASGSEAERKKLLADLAVKGEGKDRRVGPEISTRVYRCLTAQNPELVLD, from the exons ATGTCTGCGATATGGGAAATTTCCGATTCAGATACTGAGGTCGATGAAGAATCAAAAGACGATTTACAGCGTGACGAAAGTGCTAAAGACTCCGGAGATCGAAACTTTTCCCCGCCAGGGCACGATCGGCCGAGTCCAGCAAAAAAACGCCGTTCCAAGGAGGAAATCGAGGCGGATAGGGAGAGAGCGTTGCAACGGAGGGAGGCTCGAGAGAAGAAGCGAGCTGCGAAGGAGCGAGAGAAGCAAGAGAAGAGAAAGGAGCagcaggaaagaaaagaagctgCACAACATCTTAACAGTCTCAAGCCGGAGAATTATCTCAAACGCTTAACAGTCTGCATCGATTCAG CTCTCCTGCAACAGGGAGGCTGTGACATCCTGTTAGGCACCCTGTCATCTTTTGAATGGAGGTACAGCATCCAACAGCAGCGCCTTCCAAACAGCATCACATGGATCAGGGATTTACCTCAG CTGGCTGAGGATGGCGCTGGAACGGTTGCGGAGGACCAGCTCGTGCAGGTGCTACGTCCATCTGAATTCTTAGACATGGTTACCTCTGTGAAAAAA ATGATGGACAATGAGGAAGAACCAGTGGTGGACTCTGTCCTCGGTCCTTTCCTCGATCGGGACGGTGTAAAGGCGATCACTCTCTTGGTAACCGAGTCCCAGATGGATTACAG GAGACACACATTAGGGGAAACAATCCAATCCAAATACGGCGGGGGGAATTTGGACGTAGAGGAG GTTCTCGTGTATCTGCAGCTTCATAAGAACATATCCGTGGTCTTTGTGAATGGCTGGCAGGACGTCACTGACCACGTGTGCGCCGTCACCAAGTCCTTGTCCAAACGCCCTTTTAA GCAGCTGACGGAGCAGTCGGAGCTGCCCTTTTGCGTGGACGGCTCGTGGGCCAGCGGGGTGCGGGTGGAGAAGGACGGCTCCGGGCTCAAGCAGGTGTGGAGCAAGCAGATCCAGCAGCTCAACAGAGTCAGTCAGGCCACGGCTTCCTGTGTGACAGCCGCTTACCCGTCGCCGCAGCTACTGCTGCAG GCTTACAAGGCATCAGGCTCAGAGGCGGAACGAAAGAAACTGCTGGCCGATCTGGCAGTGAAGGGCGAAGGCAAAGACAGGCGGGTGGGACCCGAGATTTCTACTAGAGTTTACCGCTGCCTCACCGCTCAAAACCCGGAACTAGTCCTGGACTGA
- the atp6v0cb gene encoding ATPase H+ transporting V0 subunit cb, translating into MSAESPEYASFFAVMGASAAMVFSALGAAYGTAKSGTGIAAMSVMRPELIMKSIIPVVMAGIIAIYGLVVAVLIANSITERVTLYKSFLHLGAGLSVGLSGLAAGFAIGIVGDAGVRGTAQQPRLFVGMILILIFAEVLGLYGLIVALILSTK; encoded by the exons ATGTCGGCCGAAAGTCCCGAATACGCCTCGTTCTTCGCAGTGATGGGTGCCTCTGCGGCGATGGTGTTTAGCG CCCTGGGAGCGGCCTACGGCACGGCCAAGAGCGGCACGGGCATCGCCGCCATGTCGGTGATGAGGCCGGAGCTCATCATGAAGTCCATCATCCCTGTGGTCATGGCGGGCATCATCGCCATCTACGGCCTCGTCGTCGCCGTGCTGATTGCCAACAGCATCACAGAGCGGGTCACCCTCTACAA GAGCTTCCTCCACCTGGGGGCCGGCCTAAGCGTGGGCCTGAGCGGGCTGGCGGCCGGCTTCGCCATCGGGATAGTGGGCGACGCGGGCGTCAGGGGCACGGCTCAGCAGCCGCGACTTTTCGTGGGCATGATCCTCATCTTGATTTTCGCCGAGGTCTTGGGTCTCTACGGGCTCATCGTCGCCCTCATTCTGTCCACGAAATAA
- the nubp2 gene encoding cytosolic Fe-S cluster assembly factor nubp2, whose product MLRSLLITVMEQNDSSSLAQVRHVILVLSGKGGVGKSTITTELALALRHAGKKVGILDVDLCGPSIPRMLNVHRQDVHQCDSGWVPVYADAEKNLALMSIGFLLDNPDEAVVWRGPKKTAMIGQFVSDVAWGELDVLLVDTPPGTSDEHLSILENLKKHKVVDGAVLVTTPQAVSTGDVRREATFCKKTGVRILGIVENMSGFVCPHCSECSNIFSKGGGEELAKLTGSPFLGSVPLDPQLSASVEQGKDFLKSFPDSATFSAISGITQTLLNSLQIT is encoded by the exons ATGCTGCGTAGTTTACTAATAACAGTTATGGAACAGAACG ATAGCAGCAGCCTAGCCCAAGTGCGCCATGTGATCTTGGTTCTGTCCGGAAAAGGAGGTGTGGGGAAGAGCACTATCACCACCGAGCTAGCTCTGGCACTGAGGCATGCTGGCAAAAAG GTTGGCATCCTGGACGTCGACCTGTGCGGCCCGAGCATCCCGCGCATGCTGAACGTGCATCGTCAAGATGTGCACCAGTGCGACTCGGGCTGGGTGCCCGTGTATGCCGACGCGGAGAAAAACCTAGCTCTCATGTCCATCGGCTTCCTACTGGACAACCCGGACGAAGCTGTGGTGTGGAGGGGGCCCAAGAAAACAG CAATGATTGGTCAGTTTGTGTCAGACGTGGCATGGGGCGAGTTGGATGTCCTGCTGGTGGACACGCCGCCGGGGACATCTGACGAGCATTTGTCCATCTTGGAGAACCTCAAGAAGCACAAAGTAGTTGACGGGGCGGTTTTAGTCACCACCCCTCAG GCGGTGTCAACGGGGGATGTCAGGAGAGAGGCGACTTTCTGCAAGAAAACTGGAGTGCGCATCCTCGGGATCGTAGAAAACATGAGCGGCTTCGTTTGCCCGCACTGCTCA GAATGCAGTAATATATTTTCCAAAGGTGGTGGTGAAGAGTTGGCCAAACTTACCGGCTCACCTTTCTTAG GTTCGGTGCCTTTGGATCCTCAGCTGAGCGCAAGTGTGGAGCAAGGCAAAGACTTCCTCAAGTCATTCCCAGACAGCGCCACCTTCAGTGCCATTAGCGGAATTACTCAGACTCTCCTCAACAGCCTTCAAATCACCTGA
- the mfsd1l gene encoding major facilitator superfamily domain-containing protein 1 isoform X1, protein MAQPAEKGYYRFVVLLFNCLLTFGSYFCFDMPSVLQNQFQGNLTCPNATVINGTMDCVEGLGMTPQEYNLLYAIYAWTNAIVVILAGFLIDKLGNRFGVFVFSFLCVLGSSLFALGSHFKGTPYLLPLMLTGRLLFGSGNGSLTIVQNRITAFWFKGKELALAFGLTLAFSRLGSVLNFFLTQRFEERFGMQWTLWGGALLCVLGFTSAIIVSSLDKVGMRQLGLDGVIQEESRKVRIQDVKQLSLRYWLLVLTIMFFYNGIFPFIADASKFIQDKYDDYTQKEASYVAGAVYDSSLVLSACVGILIDYVGLRGIFAVSCAVLTLPVFGLLAFTFVAPLVSTIWLGVTYSFAAASMWPSIPLVVPQATIGTAMGIATSVQMIGIGISNLVVGQILGTEFSDTKIPLWRWQRMMIFMLANTIACIVTSVLLNIVDGRQGGTLNKLSKRSTQAEAESDTEPLTRGEEVDDEDERDARSPSRSINS, encoded by the exons ATGGCACAACCGGCAGAAAAAG GTTATTATCGCTTCGTGGTGCTGCTCTTCAATTGCTTACTGACTTTCGGCTCCTACTTCTGTTTTGATATGCCCAGCGTTTTGCAAAACCAGTTTCAAGGG AACCTGACATGCCCCAATGCAACTGTAATCAATGGGACAATGGACTGTGTGGAGGGCTTGGGGATGACCCCCCAGGAGTACAATCTTCTCTACGCTATCTATGCATGGAC GAATGCAATTGTGGTGATCTTGGCTGGCTTCCTGATTGACAAATTGGGCAACCGAT TTGgagtgtttgttttctccttcTTGTGCGTTTTGGGCTCCTCCCTGTTCGCTCTGGGCTCCCACTTTAAAGGAACTCCCTACCTGCTGCCCCTGATGCTCACAGGACGACTCCTCTTCGGGTCTGGCAATGGATCTCTGACCA TTGTTCAGAACCGCATCACTGCCTTCTGGTTCAAGGGGAAGGAACTGGCCTTAGCCTTCGGGCTGACCTTGGCCTTCTCGCGCCTGGGCTCAGTCCTCAACTTCTTCCTCACGCAGCGCTTTGAAGAAAGGTTTGGCATGCAGTGGACCCTCTGGGGTG GTGCACTCTTGTGTGTGCTGGGCTTTACGTCTGCCATCATCGTGAGCTCGCTGGACAAGGTGGGAATGAGGCAGCTAGGTCTTGATGGGGTCATCCAAGAGGAGTCTCGCAAAGTG AGAATTCAGGATGTGAAGCAGCTGTCCCTAAGGTACTGGCTGCTGGTTCTGACCATCATGTTCTTTTACAACGGAATCTTCCCTTTCATTGCTGATGCCAG TAAGTTCATTCAGGATAAGTACGACGACTACACTCAGAAGGAGGCGTCCTACGTGGCCGGGGCCGTTTACGACAGCTCCCTCGTCCTCTCCGCCTGCGTCGGCATTCTTATC GATTACGTGGGTCTGCGGGGCATCTTCGCCGTGTCCTGTGCCGTACTAACGCTGCCCGTGTTTGGACTGCTGGCGTTCACCTTTGTGGCTCCTCTGGTCTCCACTATCTGGCTGGGAGTCACCTACTCCTTTGCTGCC GCAAGCATGTGGCCATCTATTCCTCTGGTGGTGCCTCAAGCGACCATCGGCACAGCCATGGGCATCGCCACCTCCGTCCAGATGATTGGGATCGGGATTTCCAATCTGGTTGTCGGGCAGATTTTGGGCACCGAGTTCAG TGACACAAAGATCCCGCTGTGGCGCTGGCAGAGGATGATGATCTTCATGTTGGCCAACACCATCGCTTGCATCGTCACCTCGGTGCTGCTCAACATCGTCGATGGCAGACAG ggCGGGACTCTGAACAAGTTAAGCAAAAGATCGACACAGGCAGAAGCGGAGTCCGACACGGAGCCGCTCACCCGTGGAGAAGAAGTGGACGATGAGGACGAGAGGGATGCACGGTCGCCGTCTCGCTCCATCAACTCCTGA
- the mfsd1l gene encoding major facilitator superfamily domain-containing protein 1 isoform X2 gives MPSVLQNQFQGNLTCPNATVINGTMDCVEGLGMTPQEYNLLYAIYAWTNAIVVILAGFLIDKLGNRFGVFVFSFLCVLGSSLFALGSHFKGTPYLLPLMLTGRLLFGSGNGSLTIVQNRITAFWFKGKELALAFGLTLAFSRLGSVLNFFLTQRFEERFGMQWTLWGGALLCVLGFTSAIIVSSLDKVGMRQLGLDGVIQEESRKVRIQDVKQLSLRYWLLVLTIMFFYNGIFPFIADASKFIQDKYDDYTQKEASYVAGAVYDSSLVLSACVGILIDYVGLRGIFAVSCAVLTLPVFGLLAFTFVAPLVSTIWLGVTYSFAAASMWPSIPLVVPQATIGTAMGIATSVQMIGIGISNLVVGQILGTEFSDTKIPLWRWQRMMIFMLANTIACIVTSVLLNIVDGRQGGTLNKLSKRSTQAEAESDTEPLTRGEEVDDEDERDARSPSRSINS, from the exons ATGCCCAGCGTTTTGCAAAACCAGTTTCAAGGG AACCTGACATGCCCCAATGCAACTGTAATCAATGGGACAATGGACTGTGTGGAGGGCTTGGGGATGACCCCCCAGGAGTACAATCTTCTCTACGCTATCTATGCATGGAC GAATGCAATTGTGGTGATCTTGGCTGGCTTCCTGATTGACAAATTGGGCAACCGAT TTGgagtgtttgttttctccttcTTGTGCGTTTTGGGCTCCTCCCTGTTCGCTCTGGGCTCCCACTTTAAAGGAACTCCCTACCTGCTGCCCCTGATGCTCACAGGACGACTCCTCTTCGGGTCTGGCAATGGATCTCTGACCA TTGTTCAGAACCGCATCACTGCCTTCTGGTTCAAGGGGAAGGAACTGGCCTTAGCCTTCGGGCTGACCTTGGCCTTCTCGCGCCTGGGCTCAGTCCTCAACTTCTTCCTCACGCAGCGCTTTGAAGAAAGGTTTGGCATGCAGTGGACCCTCTGGGGTG GTGCACTCTTGTGTGTGCTGGGCTTTACGTCTGCCATCATCGTGAGCTCGCTGGACAAGGTGGGAATGAGGCAGCTAGGTCTTGATGGGGTCATCCAAGAGGAGTCTCGCAAAGTG AGAATTCAGGATGTGAAGCAGCTGTCCCTAAGGTACTGGCTGCTGGTTCTGACCATCATGTTCTTTTACAACGGAATCTTCCCTTTCATTGCTGATGCCAG TAAGTTCATTCAGGATAAGTACGACGACTACACTCAGAAGGAGGCGTCCTACGTGGCCGGGGCCGTTTACGACAGCTCCCTCGTCCTCTCCGCCTGCGTCGGCATTCTTATC GATTACGTGGGTCTGCGGGGCATCTTCGCCGTGTCCTGTGCCGTACTAACGCTGCCCGTGTTTGGACTGCTGGCGTTCACCTTTGTGGCTCCTCTGGTCTCCACTATCTGGCTGGGAGTCACCTACTCCTTTGCTGCC GCAAGCATGTGGCCATCTATTCCTCTGGTGGTGCCTCAAGCGACCATCGGCACAGCCATGGGCATCGCCACCTCCGTCCAGATGATTGGGATCGGGATTTCCAATCTGGTTGTCGGGCAGATTTTGGGCACCGAGTTCAG TGACACAAAGATCCCGCTGTGGCGCTGGCAGAGGATGATGATCTTCATGTTGGCCAACACCATCGCTTGCATCGTCACCTCGGTGCTGCTCAACATCGTCGATGGCAGACAG ggCGGGACTCTGAACAAGTTAAGCAAAAGATCGACACAGGCAGAAGCGGAGTCCGACACGGAGCCGCTCACCCGTGGAGAAGAAGTGGACGATGAGGACGAGAGGGATGCACGGTCGCCGTCTCGCTCCATCAACTCCTGA
- the spsb3b gene encoding SPRY domain-containing SOCS box protein 3 has translation MSQGMDSVTMMPISSEGQEWESQTTTQISDVESEVDDLVTQTGPELMEVVSPSRLAPVLGEAFCQCAWGDEPNPGFGISADCLCGEDDDVDDFDWVWDQRMKSSGAFLSCDDRKVSFHSDYSCGTAAIRGTRELTEGQHFWEVKMTSPVYGTDMMVGIGTAEVNLEKFKYNFGSLLGHDEDSWGLSYTGLLQHKGEKVDFSSQFGQGSIIGLHLDTWHGTLTIYKNRRCVGVAATKLQNKKLYPMLCSTAAKSSMKVIRACYTPTSLQYLCCTRLRQILPACPDVLSALELPPGLLALLRRRLGWVFSVMQDEGSGPVVLSACDSPSSEAEHCPESPCGRSPLTPPSSDNESSEPEDHQSKRCRWT, from the exons ATgtcccaggggatggattccGTCACGATGATGCCAATATCATCTGAAGGGCAAGAATGGGAAAgccaaacaacaacacag ATCAGTGACGTGGAGTCTGAGGTGGATGACCTGGTGACCCAGACGGGCCCTGAGCTGATGGAAGTGGTGTCCCCATCCAGACTGGCGCCCGTGCTCGGGGAGGCTTTCTGCCAATGTGCCTGGGGAGACGAGCCGAACCCGGGCTTTGGGATCAGCGCCGACTGCCTCTGTGGGGAGGACGACGACGTCGACG ACTTTGACTGGGTATGGGACCAACGCATGAAGTCGTCCGGCGCCTTCCTCAGCTGCGACGACCGGAAGGTGAGCTTCCACTCGGACTACAGCTGCGGCACGGCCGCCATCCGCGGAACCAGAGAGCTCACCGAGGGTCAACACTTCTGGGAAGTCAAGATGACCTCGCCCGTCTACGGAACGGACATG ATGGTTGGAATTGGAACTGCAGAGGTGAACCTGGAGAAGTTCAAGTATAACTTTGGCAGCCTGTTGGGTCACGACGAAGACAGCTGGGGGCTCTCCTACACAG GTCTCCTCCAGCATAAAGGTGAGAAAGTGGACTTCTCCTCTCAGTTCGGTCAAGGCTCCATCATCGGACTGCACTTGGACACCTGGCACGGTACCTTGACCATCTACAAGAATCGACGCTGCGTAG GTGTCGCTGCCACCAAGCTGCAGAACAAGAAGCTCTACCCCATGTTGTGCTCCACAGCAGCCAAGAGCAGCATGAAGGTGATCCGCGCCTGTTACACGCCCACATCCCTGCAGTACCTCTGCTGCACGCGCCTTCGCCAAATCCTCCCCGCCTGCCCGGATGTTCTGAGCGCCCTGGAGCTGCCTCCGGGCCTGCTCGCGCTCCTACGCCGGAGGCTCGGCTGGGTGTTCTCCGTTATGCAAGACGAGGGGTCAGGCCCAGTCGTCCTCAGTGCCTGCGACTCGCCCAGTTCGGAAGCGGAACATTGTCCCGAGTCACCGTGTGGTCGCTCCCCGCTGACGCCGCCCAGCAGCGACAACGAAAGTTCAGAGCCAGAAGATCATCAGAGTAAAAGATGCCGCTGGACATGA